From the genome of Candidatus Promineifilum breve, one region includes:
- a CDS encoding MFS transporter, with protein MTAIRPHHRLLYSAGSLGVALSYQAFSAYIQFLYIDTLGVRAAWIGLVWALYGLWNAVNDPLVGYWSDRTRSRWGRRVPWMAGSLLPLLITFYLLWLPGGGTDWSELSLLFYFLFIVLLFDFFWSVYVMNWTALFPEMAQGESQRAGVSAQREVFSIFGLLVGVALPPLLAGADWSNRGSMAALLTAVTFVSLLLGLLGSRERPEFAAAPSPSFRESIRLTLGNRNFIIFLAANLMIQYVFLAMASSIPFYAKYVLHIQGPTTLFGVTLDADLQNSLLLAAAFLAALPAMAVWWALARRYGAWRALRAAALLAAATALYFFFPQTFAAGILGTTLFGLSLAGLLMLTNPLLADITDEDEVLNGARREGMFFGMNGLIIRLAFVIQGLLTAVVFTLTGYVSPSAGVLFPPQPDTALFGMRLLTGGVPAIALVVAFLLLGSYTLHGARAAQVRAQAATMQADKLSSLEN; from the coding sequence ATGACTGCCATCCGTCCCCACCACCGCCTCCTCTATTCCGCCGGCTCCCTCGGCGTCGCCCTGTCCTATCAGGCTTTCTCGGCCTACATCCAGTTCCTCTACATCGACACCCTCGGCGTGCGCGCGGCGTGGATTGGGCTTGTCTGGGCGCTCTATGGCCTGTGGAACGCGGTCAACGACCCGCTGGTGGGCTATTGGAGCGACCGCACGCGCAGCCGCTGGGGCCGCCGCGTGCCGTGGATGGCCGGCTCGCTGCTGCCGCTGCTCATCACTTTCTACCTGCTGTGGCTGCCCGGCGGCGGCACGGACTGGTCGGAGCTGAGCCTGCTGTTCTACTTCCTGTTCATCGTGCTCCTGTTCGATTTCTTCTGGTCGGTCTACGTGATGAACTGGACGGCCCTCTTCCCCGAAATGGCCCAGGGCGAGAGCCAGCGGGCGGGCGTCTCGGCCCAGCGCGAGGTGTTCTCCATCTTCGGCCTGCTGGTCGGCGTGGCCCTGCCGCCGCTGCTGGCCGGGGCGGACTGGAGCAACCGGGGCAGCATGGCCGCCCTGCTGACGGCCGTCACCTTCGTCTCCCTTCTGCTCGGCCTGCTGGGCAGCCGCGAGCGGCCGGAGTTCGCCGCCGCGCCGTCGCCCTCCTTCCGCGAATCGATCCGCCTGACACTGGGCAATCGCAACTTCATCATCTTCCTGGCCGCCAACCTGATGATCCAGTACGTCTTTCTGGCGATGGCGTCGTCGATCCCGTTCTACGCCAAGTACGTGCTGCACATCCAGGGGCCGACGACGCTGTTCGGAGTGACGTTGGACGCCGACCTGCAAAACTCGCTGTTGCTGGCCGCGGCCTTTCTGGCGGCATTGCCGGCCATGGCCGTATGGTGGGCGCTGGCCCGGCGTTATGGGGCGTGGCGGGCGCTGCGGGCGGCGGCGCTGCTGGCCGCGGCCACGGCGCTCTACTTCTTTTTCCCCCAGACCTTCGCCGCCGGCATTCTGGGCACGACCCTCTTCGGCCTCAGTCTGGCCGGGCTGCTCATGCTGACCAACCCGCTGCTGGCCGACATCACCGACGAGGACGAGGTGCTGAACGGCGCGCGGCGCGAGGGGATGTTCTTCGGCATGAACGGGCTAATCATCCGGTTGGCCTTCGTCATCCAGGGCTTGCTGACGGCCGTGGTCTTCACCCTGACCGGCTACGTCAGCCCCAGCGCGGGCGTCCTCTTCCCGCCCCAGCCCGACACGGCCCTCTTCGGCATGCGCCTGCTGACCGGCGGCGTCCCGGCCATCGCCCTGGTCGTGGCCTTTCTATTGCTGGGCAGCTATACCCTCCACGGCGCGCGGGCCGCGCAAGTCCGGGCGCAAGCGGCGACGATGCAGGCCGATAAGCTTTCGTCGCTGGAGAATTAG
- a CDS encoding ABC transporter ATP-binding protein, whose protein sequence is MTIVDQPTHDYQTLRDKIEGRTKPIGAKNARPDDLFPVLWRLVGYMAGGRNRGRFLLAMGLTVLAVIALVVIPFFNARAVDTFSAPGGTTAELGRWLLYSVIALAIYFVLQTIVERIIADLATSGLSALQQDLFNHLQTLSIGFFDRQPLGQLLSRVTNDTEVVAGFYQDVVATFIRSVFQIVLIVIVMFATNWRLALMAMLMVPALLLITAILQRISGPAFARLQEQVGAVSGFQEEAISGAKVIISNGRQAWAEDSNDALTSNVYDTASRAFFVSLLQFPVTLTMSMLQMTIVLTFGSLQALQGHIPVGTVVGFLGYVTLLTSPLSGIANLMAGALNAVAGARRVFAIIDEQPTVRDAPDAVPYEFKGGRVEFQNVDFSYVPGKKILNQNSFVALPGQKIGICGPTGAGKSTIMNILTRYYDVDSGRVLLDGQDISRLTQESLREQVGMVLQEAFLFSDTVMNNLKYARAGATDEECIAAARQANAHEFIVNLRQGYDTMLTERGANLSQGQRQMITIARAMIANPKLLCLDEATSNVDTRTEKLIQEGLRKLMEGRTSFVIAHRLSTIRDSAKILVVNGGAIVEAGTHDELMDKGGFYYTLFMSQFKGKGPGGAAGTADFVST, encoded by the coding sequence ATGACCATCGTTGATCAACCAACCCATGACTATCAGACGCTGCGCGACAAAATTGAGGGGCGCACCAAACCCATCGGGGCCAAGAACGCCCGGCCGGACGATCTGTTTCCGGTGCTGTGGCGATTGGTCGGCTACATGGCCGGCGGGCGCAATCGCGGCCGCTTCCTGCTGGCGATGGGGTTGACGGTATTGGCCGTGATCGCCCTCGTGGTGATCCCGTTCTTCAACGCCCGGGCGGTCGATACCTTCAGCGCGCCGGGTGGCACGACGGCTGAACTCGGCCGCTGGTTGCTCTACTCCGTGATCGCCCTCGCTATCTACTTCGTGTTGCAGACCATCGTCGAGCGGATCATCGCCGATCTGGCGACGAGCGGGTTGTCGGCCCTGCAACAAGACCTGTTCAATCATTTGCAGACGCTCTCGATTGGTTTCTTCGACCGCCAACCGTTGGGCCAATTGCTGAGCCGCGTCACCAACGATACCGAGGTGGTGGCCGGTTTCTATCAGGACGTGGTGGCGACGTTCATCCGGTCTGTGTTCCAGATCGTCCTGATCGTCATCGTCATGTTCGCCACCAACTGGCGGCTGGCGTTGATGGCGATGCTCATGGTGCCGGCGCTGTTGTTGATTACGGCCATCCTGCAACGCATCTCCGGCCCGGCCTTTGCCCGGCTCCAGGAGCAGGTCGGCGCGGTCAGCGGCTTCCAGGAAGAGGCGATCAGCGGCGCGAAGGTGATCATCAGCAACGGCCGGCAGGCGTGGGCCGAGGACAGCAACGACGCCCTGACCAGCAATGTCTACGATACCGCCTCGCGGGCGTTCTTTGTCTCGTTGCTCCAGTTCCCGGTGACGTTGACGATGAGCATGTTGCAGATGACGATCGTGCTGACCTTCGGCTCGCTCCAGGCGTTGCAGGGCCACATTCCGGTGGGCACGGTTGTCGGCTTTCTGGGCTACGTGACGTTATTGACCAGCCCGCTATCGGGCATCGCCAACCTGATGGCCGGGGCGCTCAACGCCGTGGCCGGGGCGAGACGGGTCTTCGCCATTATCGACGAGCAGCCCACGGTGCGGGACGCGCCCGACGCCGTGCCCTACGAGTTCAAGGGCGGCCGTGTCGAGTTCCAGAACGTCGATTTCAGCTACGTCCCCGGCAAGAAGATCCTCAATCAAAACTCGTTTGTGGCCTTGCCGGGCCAGAAGATCGGCATCTGCGGCCCGACGGGCGCGGGTAAATCGACGATCATGAATATCCTCACCCGCTACTATGACGTGGACAGCGGCCGGGTGTTGCTGGACGGCCAGGACATCAGTCGGCTGACCCAGGAAAGCCTGCGCGAGCAGGTGGGCATGGTGTTGCAGGAGGCGTTTCTATTCTCGGACACGGTGATGAACAATCTGAAATATGCCCGCGCGGGAGCGACGGACGAGGAGTGCATCGCCGCCGCCCGGCAGGCCAACGCCCACGAGTTCATCGTCAATCTGCGCCAAGGGTATGACACGATGCTGACCGAGCGCGGGGCCAATCTGAGCCAAGGGCAACGGCAGATGATCACCATCGCGCGGGCCATGATCGCCAACCCCAAGCTGCTGTGCCTGGACGAGGCCACCAGCAACGTGGACACCCGCACCGAAAAGCTCATCCAGGAGGGGCTGCGCAAGCTGATGGAGGGGCGGACGAGCTTCGTCATCGCCCACCGCCTGAGCACCATCCGCGACTCGGCCAAAATCCTGGTGGTCAACGGCGGGGCCATCGTGGAGGCAGGCACGCACGACGAACTGATGGACAAGGGCGGATTCTACTACACGCTGTTTATGAGCCAGTTCAAGGGCAAGGGGCCGGGTGGGGCGGCGGGAACGGCCGATTTTGTGAGTACCTGA
- a CDS encoding DUF4260 domain-containing protein: protein MAPEREARRVSLPRLLLHLEGAAVLVTAAFVYFRLGLPLWAFLVFLLAPDLSAIGYLFGPRVGSVTYNLAHIIVWPLLVGVAGWALGWPWAAPVALIWLAHIGMDRMVGYGLKYPDHFKQTHFDRV, encoded by the coding sequence ATGGCCCCTGAAAGGGAGGCGCGGCGGGTGAGCCTGCCGCGCCTGTTGTTACATTTGGAAGGCGCGGCTGTCCTGGTGACGGCCGCGTTCGTTTATTTCCGCCTGGGCCTGCCGCTGTGGGCCTTCCTCGTCTTTTTGCTCGCCCCGGATCTGTCGGCCATTGGCTATCTGTTCGGGCCGCGGGTGGGCAGTGTAACCTATAATCTGGCGCATATCATCGTCTGGCCGCTACTCGTGGGCGTGGCGGGCTGGGCGTTGGGCTGGCCGTGGGCTGCGCCGGTGGCCCTCATCTGGCTGGCCCATATCGGCATGGATCGGATGGTCGGGTATGGGTTGAAGTATCCCGATCACTTTAAACAGACTCACTTTGACCGCGTCTAA
- the surE gene encoding 5'/3'-nucleotidase SurE, protein MHILVTNDDGVHAPGLLALAGAMKTLGDVTILAPDHNWSGGGHVKTLHRPLRVWETALSDGTPALMSDGAPSDCVALALLGRVPPVDLVVSGINTYGNLGHDVTYSGTVTAAMEAVIAGVPGLAFSLAADDKTVERDYAPAAEFARRIVRAAIDNGLTAELLLNVNVPPLPLAQIKGLRLTRQGLRLYRDALDERRDPRGQPYYWIGGDYPTGVPDEGTDFGALQDGYVSITPLRLDLTHYRTLEQLAGWKWDEDLATDLDGRNG, encoded by the coding sequence ATGCATATACTAGTTACCAATGATGACGGCGTTCACGCACCGGGCCTTTTGGCGTTGGCCGGGGCGATGAAGACGCTGGGCGACGTGACCATCCTGGCCCCCGATCACAACTGGTCGGGCGGCGGGCACGTGAAGACGCTCCACCGGCCGCTGCGGGTGTGGGAGACGGCTTTGAGCGACGGCACGCCGGCCCTGATGAGCGACGGCGCGCCGTCGGATTGCGTGGCCCTGGCGCTGCTGGGGCGCGTGCCGCCGGTCGATCTGGTCGTGTCGGGCATCAACACCTATGGCAATCTGGGCCACGACGTGACCTATAGCGGCACGGTGACGGCGGCGATGGAGGCAGTCATCGCCGGCGTGCCGGGGCTGGCCTTCTCGCTGGCCGCCGACGACAAGACGGTCGAGCGGGACTACGCCCCGGCGGCCGAGTTCGCCCGGCGCATCGTCCGCGCGGCCATCGACAACGGGCTGACGGCCGAGCTGCTGCTGAACGTTAACGTGCCGCCGCTGCCGCTGGCGCAAATCAAAGGGCTGCGCCTGACGCGCCAGGGGTTGCGCCTCTACCGCGACGCCCTGGACGAGCGGCGCGACCCGCGCGGCCAGCCCTACTACTGGATCGGCGGCGACTACCCCACCGGCGTGCCCGACGAGGGGACGGACTTCGGCGCGCTACAGGACGGCTACGTGTCCATCACGCCGCTGCGCCTCGACTTGACCCACTATCGGACGCTGGAGCAATTAGCCGGGTGGAAGTGGGATGAAGATTTGGCTACGGATTTAGACGGAAGAAACGGATAA
- a CDS encoding type II toxin-antitoxin system RelE family toxin: MKIEFTPSFARDLRKIRGEEIRERLQELMAHVEDADSLEDISGVKRMQSKGAYYRIRLGDYRVGVSVTSETVTFIRFLHRKDIYRYFP; the protein is encoded by the coding sequence TTGAAAATAGAGTTTACACCCAGTTTCGCTCGTGACCTGCGCAAAATTCGCGGCGAAGAGATTCGCGAAAGGTTACAAGAGTTGATGGCGCACGTTGAGGACGCGGATTCCTTAGAAGATATATCCGGCGTCAAACGAATGCAATCAAAAGGTGCCTACTACCGCATTCGCTTGGGTGATTACCGCGTCGGCGTTTCGGTTACGAGTGAAACCGTGACCTTCATCCGTTTCTTACACCGCAAAGACATTTATCGGTATTTCCCTTAG
- a CDS encoding ABC transporter ATP-binding protein, with product MFSSLRRLTTIYKGYRGRLILSQILLIVAALCTILMATQTQKLLNEGLYAGNILVIVNTGITMTVLTAVAGLCLAGTAALAVFFAQGTAYYIRTELFAKIQTFSFANFDQFRTGNLMVRLNADVNTVANAVMFAVLLVLFAPAMILIAVVMAIINTPQLVWIMLLTTVVVLGVVGVLVPRILAAFMKRQRRLDDLNNTLQENLSGIRVVKAFTREELETEKFRGRAEAMRQPAFTAQFLIGILTVFLTVFTQAALILTFRTGGAQVIEGTGLAVGDVISFMQYLQLTIAPLAMTAIVIPFMLRGDASARRIFEVYDAVPVIGDRPNAQPLDPAAVKGRVAFENVSFGFSTPGGMKEPPVLKNIDLVIEPGQRVGILGATGAGKTALVNLIPRFYDVDEGRITIDGVDVRDLPQTNLRDIVGIALQESVLFEGDIRFNLKFGHPEADEEHLTSAARAADSFGFIDNLPQKFDAPVARRGYNFSGGQRQRLSITRTLVPQPRILILDDSTSALDVATESRVQAAIPTFSPQTTIIYIAQRISAVIDLDRIYLMESGTISATGTHEELLAGNTLYREIYESQLGGIDDLPSTPAVGRAQ from the coding sequence ATGTTTTCATCGCTTCGTCGCCTGACTACCATCTACAAGGGGTATCGCGGCCGTCTCATCCTCTCGCAGATCTTGCTGATTGTGGCCGCGCTCTGCACCATCCTGATGGCGACCCAGACCCAGAAGCTCCTGAACGAGGGGCTTTATGCCGGTAACATCCTGGTCATCGTCAACACCGGCATTACGATGACGGTCTTGACCGCCGTGGCCGGGCTGTGTCTGGCCGGCACGGCGGCCCTGGCCGTCTTCTTTGCCCAGGGCACGGCCTACTACATCCGCACCGAGTTGTTTGCCAAGATTCAAACGTTCTCATTCGCCAATTTCGACCAGTTTCGCACCGGCAATTTGATGGTGCGCCTGAACGCCGACGTCAACACCGTCGCCAATGCCGTCATGTTTGCCGTCTTGCTGGTCCTTTTCGCCCCGGCGATGATTCTGATCGCCGTGGTCATGGCCATCATCAACACGCCCCAACTGGTCTGGATCATGCTGCTGACGACGGTGGTCGTGTTGGGCGTCGTGGGCGTGCTGGTGCCGCGCATCCTGGCGGCCTTTATGAAGCGGCAGCGGCGGCTCGACGACCTGAACAACACGTTGCAGGAAAATCTGTCGGGCATCCGCGTCGTCAAGGCGTTCACCCGCGAGGAACTGGAGACGGAGAAGTTTCGCGGACGGGCCGAGGCCATGCGCCAACCGGCCTTCACCGCCCAGTTCTTAATCGGCATTCTGACCGTCTTCCTGACCGTCTTCACCCAGGCGGCCCTGATCCTGACCTTCCGCACCGGCGGCGCGCAGGTCATCGAGGGCACCGGGCTGGCCGTGGGCGACGTGATCAGCTTCATGCAATATTTGCAGCTGACCATTGCCCCGTTGGCCATGACGGCCATTGTCATCCCCTTCATGTTGCGCGGCGATGCCTCGGCCCGGCGTATCTTCGAAGTCTACGACGCCGTGCCGGTCATCGGCGACAGGCCGAATGCCCAGCCGCTCGATCCGGCGGCGGTCAAGGGGCGCGTGGCGTTCGAGAACGTCTCCTTTGGCTTCTCGACGCCCGGAGGGATGAAGGAACCGCCGGTGTTGAAGAACATCGATCTGGTCATCGAGCCGGGGCAGCGGGTGGGCATCCTGGGCGCGACGGGGGCGGGCAAGACGGCGCTGGTCAATCTGATCCCGCGCTTCTACGACGTGGATGAGGGTCGGATCACCATCGACGGCGTCGACGTGCGCGACCTGCCGCAGACCAACTTGCGCGACATCGTCGGCATCGCCCTGCAGGAGTCGGTGCTGTTCGAGGGTGACATCCGCTTCAACCTGAAATTCGGCCACCCGGAGGCGGACGAGGAGCACCTGACCAGCGCGGCGCGGGCGGCCGATTCCTTCGGCTTCATCGACAATCTGCCGCAGAAGTTCGACGCGCCGGTGGCCCGGCGCGGCTATAACTTCTCCGGCGGCCAGCGCCAGCGATTGAGCATCACCCGCACCCTGGTGCCGCAGCCGCGCATCCTCATCCTGGACGACAGCACCAGCGCGCTCGACGTGGCGACCGAGAGCCGCGTCCAGGCGGCCATCCCGACGTTCAGCCCCCAGACGACGATCATCTACATCGCCCAGCGCATCAGCGCGGTGATCGATCTGGACCGAATCTACCTGATGGAGAGCGGCACCATTAGCGCCACGGGAACCCACGAGGAGCTATTGGCCGGCAACACGCTGTATCGCGAGATCTACGAATCACAATTGGGCGGCATCGACGATTTGCCGTCCACGCCGGCCGTCGGGAGGGCACAATGA
- a CDS encoding PPK2 family polyphosphate kinase produces the protein MAKKKKSDKREAKAAPPTVRDLLRVGPEFDLTAVDPRRVVAGPTDKVLARAEAAALEGEVTDLQERLFAESKQGGKRRLLIVLQGMDTSGKGGAVKAIDRVCEPIGLRMTSFGAPTKEEKRRHFLWRIDRAMPPAGAIGIFDRSHYEDVLIVRVRNLVPEDVWSGRYDEINAWEQKWSEQGVVFLKCMLHISKEEQQQRLLDRLADPSKHWKYNPGDVDERQLWDQYQAAYQAALTRCSTAYAPWYVIPADRKWHRDWLLTQLVAETLREMNPQYPTMDFDVAAEKARLAAEKARLAAG, from the coding sequence ATGGCTAAGAAAAAGAAAAGCGACAAACGCGAGGCCAAGGCCGCGCCGCCAACCGTGCGCGATCTGCTGCGCGTGGGGCCGGAGTTCGACCTGACGGCAGTGGATCCGCGCCGCGTCGTGGCCGGGCCGACCGACAAGGTGCTGGCGCGGGCCGAGGCGGCGGCGCTGGAGGGCGAGGTCACCGACCTACAGGAGCGCCTCTTCGCCGAGTCGAAACAAGGCGGCAAACGGCGCTTGCTCATCGTCCTGCAAGGCATGGACACGTCGGGCAAGGGCGGGGCGGTTAAGGCCATCGACCGGGTGTGCGAGCCGATTGGCCTGCGGATGACCAGCTTCGGCGCGCCGACCAAAGAGGAGAAGCGCCGCCATTTCCTGTGGCGCATCGACCGGGCCATGCCGCCCGCCGGGGCCATCGGCATCTTCGACCGCTCCCATTACGAGGACGTGCTCATTGTGCGCGTGCGCAATCTCGTTCCCGAGGACGTGTGGAGCGGCCGCTATGACGAGATCAACGCCTGGGAGCAGAAATGGAGCGAACAGGGCGTGGTCTTCCTCAAGTGTATGCTCCACATCAGCAAGGAGGAGCAGCAGCAGCGCCTGCTCGACCGGCTGGCCGACCCCAGCAAGCATTGGAAATATAACCCCGGCGACGTGGACGAGCGGCAGTTGTGGGATCAATATCAGGCGGCCTATCAGGCGGCGCTGACGCGCTGTTCGACCGCGTATGCGCCGTGGTACGTCATCCCCGCCGACCGCAAATGGCATCGCGACTGGCTGCTGACCCAACTGGTGGCCGAGACGTTGCGCGAGATGAACCCCCAATACCCGACGATGGACTTTGACGTGGCAGCCGAGAAAGCGCGGCTGGCCGCCGAGAAAGCGCGACTGGCCGCCGGGTAA